In Osmia lignaria lignaria isolate PbOS001 chromosome 13, iyOsmLign1, whole genome shotgun sequence, the DNA window GCTAGAAGAGGACCTCTTCTCTTTCATCGTTTCTCTCCTATCCTCTCCATCGCTACACCTTATCGTTCCTCATAAAAGGACCCAAATTTTCCTCGAACAGAAGGACGATTTATTTTTCCATCGCGATTACTATTTCGCATGTTCCCCGAGAAGTCGAACCTCAGGCATCGTAGAAGTTCGAGACCGGCCGTCGATCGTTCTCCGGGAAGCGGTGCCAATTTCTCGAGGACCGCACGCCGAAAATTTCGATAGAGGATTCCGCTGAGTGATTCGACCCGGGAAACTAGAGCGACCGTCGGCCTCCGCTTTGCCGCCGTTCCTCAACTTCGATTCCTCCGaccattcggctttctcttcttgctTTTCCCACtctcctttttccttcttttcttttttctcaaccATCGCGAGGACCCTCTTGATCTCTTCTCTCACGTCCACCGGCGTCTCGATCCTCACGCTCTCCCTGTTTCGTTCCATACGCAGCATCTGCGAAAAACAGCGACCTTACCACCGTTCCAGGGAATTCTACGTAAAAGTATCATGTACCTCGATCACGTTCTCTTCGAGGGCGGTAAATCGTTGCAGCACCGCGGCCAATTTCGAACTCTGCGTGGTCAACCGATCGGTAACTCGCAGTTCCTTCCCCACGTCTTCTTTGATCTGCAATTCTATTCGCTGTTCAATCATTCTACGTTTCCTTTCTTCTACTCACCTCGTCCATTCCTTTGGCCACCTGTTCGCCGATGTATTGGACGTTATCGCGTGCTCTGCGAACCTGCGGATACAGCGAACGTGAGCATGGACCTCTCTATTTAAAAAGCGGTAACGATAACGAGTGTAGGTTACGATCGTGGTGAACTCCCTCATCTCCGTCATGATCTTGCGTCGCAATCTCGTCGCTGCTAAAAACTAAATAGGCCGCGAGTTACCTTTCGATTCTGTATCCTCCTTTCGATATTAGATTAACTGCTTACGCGTTGACAAACGTAGAACAAGATCACAACGTTTGCGAACATTGGGATTGCGCTGCTTAACAGTTGATGCGCCAGCTGCATGGTTGAATTCAGTTAGAATCGGAATCGCGACCAGATCGTTAATCACCGAACTCGATCATATTCCCTTTTCCTCCATCATCGATCTGTTCAATGCCTTGCTGAAATTAACTGAAGTTGGTTAATTAAACAAGGGACAAGCATTGTCGCTTTTATTCATCTTGATGAAGATCCACTTGCTTCTGCATCCTTTCCATCCCTCTCCTTAGAATACTCTTAGGATCATATCGACAATTGTTTACCATTGTACCTTTAATGTCCTCAATTGTATTTATCGcaaatataaagaataaaatatatattaaacgcAAACAAAGACTCCTTTTATTGTCCCtcctaaaaaaatttcaaattcgttcATTGCGCTATCTACACAAAAAGGGCGGAAACTACTTGACAATCTACCGACCGATTTTCCGGCAGTTGGTTTTTATTCATTACGATGCAAGTGATAAAAATTTTATCGATTCTTATTACGAGTTAGCGTAATCGGGTGTAAAGATGATTAATTCGATGACGCACGATATGGATGTATATAGGAATACCTTATTTCCGTAaagcggacgagtacgtcgagtCTTCTTCGCGGTGAGCTTTTAAGCCACGGTAGGTTTAAAATTCACGGAGGTGGATCGGAAATTACCTGGAAAAGACGTAGGGCAAGGAGGTAAAGAAAAGGTAGAAGCTAATTTTGTTAGTAAAGGAGAAAAGGGTTCGAAAATAGCGGTCGACAAAGTTCGAAACAACGCTAAATGACAATGTGGCGCCAGTGACAGAGTGGAGTTTGCGCAACACCGTTTCGAGTGCAGCGCTAACCACTCCGCGACTATTCCGCCCGAAAGATTGccaaaaatatgcaaaaatatgaGAAACTCGAGAAAATAGGAGAAGGTAGGTGTTTCGATTCTGTCGGTAATTGTGTTCGTTTGAAGTTGCGCAACCATTTTCATACAATCTTGGCGTTGAGGGGAATGCTTCTTTGACAGCTGAACATCGATGCGTTCGTTCCAGTGATAACAAGTCTTAACCGCGTTATTCGTGGGATTTCAGGTACTTATGGAACCGTTTTCAAAGCCAAGAACCGAGAGACTCACGAAATCGTCGCTCTGAAAAGAGTTCGAttagacgacgacgacgaagtaAGTTCGTTCGATTATCGAGCAAGTACAAGCTATGAAAATATACCTTAAACATTATTCTTCTACTCATCTCGttgctttttttctctcccgTACACAGGGTGTACCATCGTCCGCGCTTAGAGAGATTTGTCTACTAAAAGAAttgaaacataaaaatataGTGAGACTGTATGACGTATTACACAGTGATAAAAAATTGACTTTAGTCTTTGAGCATTGCGATcaagatttgaaaaaatattttgacagTCTGAACGGAGAGATTGATTTGGATGTTGTTAAATCTTTTCTGTAAGCATCGATCCCTGCTTCTTCCACTTGAAATCAGTTCCAATCAAATAGCCAAGTGATCTTAGGATTATTCTTTCTTGCAGGTATCAATTGTTGCGTGGATTGGCATTTTGTCATAGCAGAAATGTATTGCACAGGGACCTTAAGCCACAAAATTTGCTCATCAATAAGGTAGTAGGACGTTACCGAATTCTATCGCAAGGTTTAAAGCTTAATCCAGCTTTTAAGATCCATCCGATACTCGTTTCTAGAACGGAGAGCTGAAATTAGCTGACTTTGGACTAGCGAGAGCCTTTGGTATTCCAGTGAGATGCTATTCCGCGGAAGTGGTAACGCTGTGGTACCGTCCACCAGACGTTCTCTTTGGAGCGAAACTGTACACGACGTCCATTGACATGTGGAGTGCCGGTTGTATATTTGCTGGTAAGTGAATAGCCGGGAAAGGGTTGAACAAGAAGGAAGGATTTTTGCATAGTCCCGTTTCCAATATGCAGAACTGGCAAACGCCGGTAGACCGTTGTTTCCTGGTTCGGACGTGGACGATCAACTGAAGAGAATATTCAAGATGCTAGGCACGCCGACCGAGGAGACTTGGCCGGATTTTACCACTCTCCCCGACTACAAGCCCTTTCCATTGTATCCTCCTGCTCAAGGATTGGCTCAAGTTACGCCGAAACTTAATTCGAGAGGCAGAGACTTGTTACAGGTAGACGATTAATGCAACTTTTAATTTGCTTCACGGATTACATCACGGGTCGCTAACTTTTCAGAGGTTGCTGGTGTGCAATCCGGCGTTACGGTTGTCGGCGGACGAGGCAATGGCCCATTCCTATTTCAACGATTTGAACCCTGCCATGAAAAACGATCGTTGTCAGTAGTGAATTTGAATGGTTTAGCCCAAAGAGAATCGCATACCGTGCACAGCACAGCGACCAAAATCACTCCGGCAAGGATCgtttgttaataatataatacaaaattatatatgtatacaaggtGTTTCCGATGTGGTGGCACAGCAGGAAAGGAGGTGAATTTGCACAagaaaataagttgaaaaattgttacatctTCCATTTATTTTCTTATACAGATTCACCCCCTTTCCGGTAGTGCCACCACATcggaaacaccctgtatatataaatattactattataattgtatatttCGCAATCGATGCATCAGTCGTGGTGCGAAATAGATCGACGACGAGTCCTGTTTTATAAGATTGTGCGAGAGGCATCAATAAATTGTCAATTTTATCAGTGACAAGGATTTTTTACCGAGGACGAAACATGATGCTTGATGTATTTGATGAACGCATTGTACAAAAGATCACCAAAAAAAAACTGTCGAGTACACATATACATACGTGAAACTCACGTATCATTCCGTGTACATTTGTACGTTTATTTGCTCACTTGTTCGTTTCCTCGTAGACGTTTCTGTAACGATTAACTAATCGATTAATTAATCCattagtatttatttatttattgtttgtgAAATAACTTACGAGTCGACCGATTAAATACATTCACTAAAAGCTAACGACGaattatagatttattttaaaCCTTCACATCGCGTCGAAATGAAACCTATGCGCCTCTTGAAGCTTCTCGATCTTGTCCTCTCTTCGCTCTTTCCAATACAAAGCGACGATGATCAACGATATCAGGCCGCAAGTGCCGGTCAATGCAGCAGcgcttaataaaattaatttgctaGGAGTTACGAACAATTGCGCCTTCCATCGCCAAGGTTCCGCGATCGGATTCGGTATCACTACCATCTGAGAGTTTGGAATGATTTGTGGCCACTCTCGAGATTTTCCACCGACCTATAGGAAAATTGATTGCATTTAATAAGATAATCACGAAACGTTGTTCGTCCAATGCTTACCCCGATAGTTAAAGCGTCGACAAAGTTTGGTGTTCTACCGAGACCAAAGGTCGTGTAGGGTAAGTTTAAGGAAAAGTGGGCACTCTGGGGTAGTTGAGCGGCTATAGCGCTTCTAGGACTACCGTCTTGAGTGGTAGTTCGATAAGCTATCGATGGTCCAGGAAGATTCGTACCGTAAGTTCTCTTCTTTTTGCCCAGAGAACCCGGAGAAATAGGATACAAGCTATTGTTCCGACCGGTGAGGACCATTACTTTGACAAAGTTCGCGTCGTAATCCAAACTGTTCTTGAAAGCCGCTGTACTGTAGGTGTTGTTGCTCTTGCCTGCCTCCACCAAGATAACATCCAAGATTCCATCTTGGTAAAAGTCGTAGAACACCGCCATAGCCGTTTCGTTGTGAAACGGATTTAACGCTTGCCATTTCACTTGAAATTTTCGGGTGAAACCAACGCACGAGTAGCAAGCGACATTCTCCAGTAGATAAGAACGCTTTTGCTTGCTAACGGTCGACTTCAACGTCGCCAATAGATCCGGATAACCGTCCATGTTGAAGTCACCGCCGCGAAGAGTAATGGTGTCGGTGTACCGGTGGCCATCGGGCTTCACGAAGCCCCATAGCGCGTTGTTACCGTCCCGGAAGTTTACTTGTAAATTGTACCATTTGTCCGAGTACATCATGATCGTGCTGTTGGTACATTCCTCGTCGAAACAAAGAGGCAGAAGCAAATCCATCTTTCCGGTCAGCTCGACGTCCAGATACAAAGCTTGTCCAAGCTTGCCTTCAAAGTGTGGCAGAGAAATATTATAGGGGAAGGGGATCGTTTCGTGAAACCGGAAGCCTTGCTCGGTACCGAGCCAAATTTCGAAGCACTTGCTCGTGCTGACGACCAGGTCCGCTAAGAAATCGTTGTTCAAATCCAAGTAGGCGTTCGAATGGGGCTGACTGATCGGTGGAAGATGTTCGGTTGATTCGTCCATCGGGATGGCTATGGGTGGCCTTCTACTTTGGTCGAACACCCAAAACGTCCTGCTGCCGTTTTCGTTTACGCCAAACAAATCTATTATCATGTCCCCGTTAAAGTCCAGTGCCAATGGTTGCCCTATCATCTTTATCAACGGTTGGCCTTCGTTCGTGCAATTTAAACGACCATTTCCACCCCATAAAATATAAGCGAATGATAGTTTACTTTCCTTGTCGAACGTGATTACCAGCACATCCATGAACACATCTCCGTCGAAATCTCCCGGTACAATGCTAACGACCATACTTCGAAAGGTGCAGCTGAGATCCGAGCTAGGTCTTAACAACGGCTCTTGTTCGGCAGCTAAGAAAATTTGTACGGTGGTTCCGTTCTTACGCAGCATAAACACATCGGTCAGCTCGTCGGAATTGAAATCACCGAAGGCAGCTGGCATGCCGTCGAGCACGTTCCCGAATACTGCTGGAGTAATGTCGCTGCATCTTACAGTGATCAGAACCGTAACGACATGTACCAATATCAATGGGATCCGCATCGTATCTGCCGTTtacctgaaaataaaatattacccATGTTACTATCGGCTCtgctttaattttctttttcgttaaaTCAATTTTACTGGTCTAACCTACAACTTTTTCGTACGCAGATACGGCTATATAACGCGACAAAGCACAAACAGGAACAACGATGCGTTGATCCCTGACAGATTTCCTACGACTCGCGACATTTTCTGGTGTAAAGAGATATCGTTTGACTTACCGTTTAATAAGTTACGCGTATGTAAATTAACCAACTTCCTTGTTACTCATTTCTGTTTTGACACCTGATTCATAATTACAATCGCCAATCACCAAACTACAGATGGTCGCGCCATCGAAGTTGTATACCACCAGTGACTATagatacaaaaagactggacatgcctttgttcttgAAGGTTATGATTTTAGGGATCCCAGACACCCCAAGTGAAATTAAGTCTGCATGCATAAACATTGTTGGGGCGAGACAGCCGTATCTGTTTTATCAGTGCCTATTTTTATCACACCTCGTATTAACAGCTGAAAAAACACATTTTAATTAACCAGTAAAATGAACAATAAGCTCGATTTGAAAATCGgttgtcaaaataattaattacgctTAATTAAGCGCAATTAATACCTATAGCAACTTTCTAATATAGATTTTGTGAGGATCTaaccagtaattaattaattgctcgATCACCGTTTACCTGAGCTGAGGAATCTTCATAGTTTTCtacttataattaattaattactgctgGGTTCCTCACAGaacctataccgcagttcaccagagtccataactgcgaaaagaccagttttcgttcttcgcgcttctccagtgcgcatcttcgccctgattggcgatactcccaaacgaagtggaaagcgattagcagagagctcgctgcgttcccccaccatctttcaacctgcgcgtcgcagttatggactctggtgaactgcggtatatattaGAAATTTGGATCTTTAATAGCACGAACGAAATAAACTATAGAACCATCTATTTATTTCGTTAGTCTTGATATTTGTGGGTAGATGGCTATAGCGGTTCCATTTTTAAAACCGCGTatcgatacaaaattaaaattggaacttGTACAACATTTTTAGCTTCTTCGATCGATTATTTTTCTGATTACACAGTTACATTTTGttacataaaaagaaaattgcacaAGGTAATCTTGTTGACAGTTTGAGCGACGCTTTATTTATCCGCACGTGTACATACATTTCACACATCCAAAGATGAAAATATGTAtgttgtatgtatgtatgtatgtatctagAATCTCTTACGATTGGAAAAGATTGCATCATCATTTTGCAGGCAACAGTTATTAATagttctgtaaaaaaaaatatcaatctcAAAGTTTAATCGGTTGTTTTACAGATTTTCAATAGGGATTTCGTACAATTTGGAAGTGCAATTTACATTACGATCGTCGGTAACGCTAATTCAAGCATACACGCGTTTCACTTATAACAATTTATGcacgaatatatacatatatttatatatgtataataataattatagaaaCGAATCTGAAGAGTTTTACCGCATAGCGTGAAACCGAATGTTAAATATGAATTTTGGTGTATACGAGAAAACTTTGAAAACGAATAACAAATTGTATGTATTAAATTGCCGAAGAATGATCAGAACTACGAGCTGATTATTATTTTTCGGAGCAAACGATAACTTTGAGAAAGGTAGTTGAAGGCATATTTTTAGGTAAATGATCACAGGAAATGACAGGTACATTGAATCGATCCGCGACGGTTCGAATTTGTAGAGTCGCGCGTGTGGTGACGTTACGTTCGCAAATAGAGCAAATTAAAATATACGTACGCGATAACAAACGGAAGGTAATTCATACTTTGGAAAGTACCCACATTCGACCTTTATTGCGGGCTAAGCGTTACGCACAGGACTTATCATTAGACGCAAGGTACACGCGTTAACGTCGACCTGCGTAACGctatcaaaaagaaaagaaaagaaaagaaatcaacACGATATAAAGAGACGTAAATTTTGAGCGTTTTCAGAGTGTCCTGTTTTTACATTGAATCGCATTTCGACGACGCTTTTGGCGCATACTCGATACGTATTAAATTCATAACGAATATGGCGATAATGACTATGACTATAATTGTGATGACAATAATTTCGATGATCTATAATGAaaatgatgacgatgatgattataataatattagtaatagtaatagtaataataataccaACAATAATAGcagtaataatagtaataataacaacaataattaaaaaagaaaaagaaaagaaaagaaaatgcatTCTACTGTGCAaacgaatttttttctttcgaacggTATCTCTCCGTCTAGCATACCCGACGATACTTTCTATTCTTTTGCTTATTTGTTTTGTACAGTTTCacataaataaatgaaagcgatagtttctttttctttttgaacgACTACAGCTTGGTAGAAATTAACGCGTACAAATATACATCTATGTAACATGTGTAGAACCATTGTTGTATTGCACCCGTGTTCCTCGCAACGGTGCTGGTGAACGAGTTACTCTTTCTTCTTGTCTTTCTCGCGATCGGTATCAGTCGTACAATACAAAATGGCAGTTGCTTGTGATAAAACACGGTACGATACGAAGAAATAAACGAAGTCAAAC includes these proteins:
- the LOC117602389 gene encoding T-cell immunomodulatory protein: MRIPLILVHVVTVLITVRCSDITPAVFGNVLDGMPAAFGDFNSDELTDVFMLRKNGTTVQIFLAAEQEPLLRPSSDLSCTFRSMVVSIVPGDFDGDVFMDVLVITFDKESKLSFAYILWGGNGRLNCTNEGQPLIKMIGQPLALDFNGDMIIDLFGVNENGSRTFWVFDQSRRPPIAIPMDESTEHLPPISQPHSNAYLDLNNDFLADLVVSTSKCFEIWLGTEQGFRFHETIPFPYNISLPHFEGKLGQALYLDVELTGKMDLLLPLCFDEECTNSTIMMYSDKWYNLQVNFRDGNNALWGFVKPDGHRYTDTITLRGGDFNMDGYPDLLATLKSTVSKQKRSYLLENVACYSCVGFTRKFQVKWQALNPFHNETAMAVFYDFYQDGILDVILVEAGKSNNTYSTAAFKNSLDYDANFVKVMVLTGRNNSLYPISPGSLGKKKRTYGTNLPGPSIAYRTTTQDGSPRSAIAAQLPQSAHFSLNLPYTTFGLGRTPNFVDALTIGVGGKSREWPQIIPNSQMVVIPNPIAEPWRWKAQLFVTPSKLILLSAAALTGTCGLISLIIVALYWKERREDKIEKLQEAHRFHFDAM
- the Cdk5 gene encoding cyclin-dependent kinase 5 yields the protein MQKYEKLEKIGEGTYGTVFKAKNRETHEIVALKRVRLDDDDEGVPSSALREICLLKELKHKNIVRLYDVLHSDKKLTLVFEHCDQDLKKYFDSLNGEIDLDVVKSFLYQLLRGLAFCHSRNVLHRDLKPQNLLINKNGELKLADFGLARAFGIPVRCYSAEVVTLWYRPPDVLFGAKLYTTSIDMWSAGCIFAELANAGRPLFPGSDVDDQLKRIFKMLGTPTEETWPDFTTLPDYKPFPLYPPAQGLAQVTPKLNSRGRDLLQRLLVCNPALRLSADEAMAHSYFNDLNPAMKNDRCQ
- the LOC117602399 gene encoding uncharacterized protein LOC117602399; translation: MQLAHQLLSSAIPMFANVVILFYVCQRFLAATRLRRKIMTEMREFTTIVRRARDNVQYIGEQVAKGMDEIKEDVGKELRVTDRLTTQSSKLAAVLQRFTALEENVIEMLRMERNRESVRIETPVDVREEIKRVLAMVEKKEKKEKGEWEKQEEKAEWSEESKLRNGGKAEADGRSSFPGRITQRNPLSKFSACGPREIGTASRRTIDGRSRTSTMPEVRLLGEHAK